The Qingrenia yutianensis genome includes a window with the following:
- a CDS encoding iron-sulfur cluster assembly scaffold protein yields the protein MIYSSEVERMCVVAKGANHGPAPIPEEGAWVAAKEIKDIKGLTHGVGWCAPQQGACKLTLNVKDGIIEEALVETIGCSGMTHSAAMASEILPGKTLLEALNTDLVCDAINTAMRELFLQIVYGRTQTAFSEGGLPIGAGLEDLGKGLRSQVGTMYGTKAKGTRYLEMAEGYVTKLALDEDNETIGYEFVHMGKMMEMVKKGMDANEALKKATGTYGRIADAAKVIDPREE from the coding sequence ATGATTTATTCTTCAGAAGTTGAAAGAATGTGTGTTGTGGCAAAGGGCGCAAATCACGGTCCCGCACCTATCCCCGAAGAGGGCGCATGGGTTGCCGCAAAAGAAATTAAGGACATTAAAGGTTTAACACACGGTGTGGGCTGGTGCGCTCCGCAGCAGGGTGCCTGTAAGCTCACTTTAAACGTTAAAGACGGTATCATCGAAGAGGCGCTTGTTGAAACAATCGGCTGCTCGGGTATGACACATTCGGCTGCTATGGCGTCCGAAATTCTCCCCGGCAAAACACTTTTGGAAGCGCTCAACACCGACCTTGTGTGCGACGCTATCAACACCGCTATGCGTGAGCTTTTCCTCCAGATTGTATACGGAAGAACACAGACTGCTTTCTCCGAAGGCGGACTTCCCATCGGCGCAGGTCTTGAGGACCTCGGCAAGGGACTTAGAAGCCAGGTAGGTACAATGTACGGCACAAAAGCAAAAGGTACAAGATACCTCGAAATGGCTGAAGGCTATGTTACAAAGCTTGCTTTGGACGAAGATAACGAAACCATCGGCTACGAATTTGTTCATATGGGCAAAATGATGGAAATGGTTAAAAAAGGTATGGACGCGAACGAGGCTCTTAAAAAAGCTACCGGTACATACGGCAGAATTGCCGACGCGGCTAAAGTTATCGACCCCAGAGAAGAATAA
- a CDS encoding GGGtGRT protein, with amino-acid sequence MALFESYERRIDNINKVLKENGIASLEEAKAICDEKGIDPYEITKGIQPICFENACWAYVMGAALAIKRGVKTAADAAEVIGEGLQAFCIAGSVADDRKVGIGHGNLGAMLLREETKCFAFLAGHESFAAAEGAIGIARSANKVRKEPLRVILNGLGKDAAQIISRINGFTYVQTKFDYATGKVNIVREKAYSNGERAAVKCYGADDVREGVAIMHHEGVDVSITGNSTNPTRFQHPVAGTYKKECNQLGKKYFSVASGGGTGRTLHPDNMAAGPASYGMTDTMGRMHSDAQFAGSSSVPAHVEMMGFLGMGNNPMVGATVAVAVAVAEAMNK; translated from the coding sequence ATGGCATTATTTGAAAGCTACGAAAGAAGAATTGACAATATAAATAAAGTTCTTAAAGAAAACGGCATTGCTTCTTTGGAAGAAGCTAAAGCTATCTGTGACGAAAAGGGCATTGACCCTTATGAAATCACAAAAGGTATTCAGCCTATCTGCTTTGAAAACGCTTGCTGGGCTTATGTTATGGGCGCGGCGCTTGCAATCAAAAGAGGCGTGAAAACCGCTGCCGACGCTGCAGAAGTTATCGGCGAAGGCTTGCAGGCATTCTGTATCGCAGGTTCGGTTGCCGACGACAGAAAAGTTGGTATCGGCCACGGAAACCTCGGCGCAATGCTTTTGAGAGAAGAAACAAAATGCTTTGCTTTCCTTGCAGGTCACGAGTCGTTTGCTGCCGCTGAAGGCGCTATCGGTATTGCAAGAAGTGCAAACAAAGTAAGAAAAGAGCCTCTCCGCGTTATTCTTAACGGTCTCGGAAAAGACGCCGCACAGATTATCTCGAGAATTAACGGCTTTACATATGTTCAGACAAAATTTGACTATGCTACAGGCAAAGTTAATATTGTAAGGGAAAAAGCATATTCAAACGGCGAAAGAGCGGCGGTTAAGTGCTACGGCGCAGACGACGTTCGCGAGGGCGTTGCAATTATGCATCACGAGGGCGTTGACGTTTCTATCACAGGTAACTCGACAAACCCGACAAGATTCCAGCACCCCGTTGCAGGAACATACAAAAAAGAATGTAACCAGCTCGGCAAAAAATATTTCTCTGTTGCATCGGGCGGCGGTACGGGAAGAACTCTCCACCCCGACAATATGGCGGCAGGCCCCGCTTCTTACGGTATGACAGATACAATGGGAAGAATGCACTCCGACGCGCAGTTCGCAGGTTCGTCCTCCGTTCCGGCTCACGTTGAGATGATGGGCTTCCTCGGTATGGGTAACAACCCGATGGTTGGTGCTACCGTTGCGGTTGCCGTTGCAGTTGCAGAAGCTATGAATAAATAA
- the scfB gene encoding thioether cross-link-forming SCIFF peptide maturase, whose translation MIHQYKLNGHNIVIDTYSGSVHAVDDVAYDVISMFETADKDEIIKKISEKHQNITDGDILKCIDDVAELKASGQLFSEDIYADKADVLKNKNSGIKALCLHVAHTCNLNCSYCFAAQGKYQGERALMSFEVGKRALDFLIENSGNRKNLEVDFFGGEPLMNFDVVKKLVEYARSIEKEHSKNFRFTLTTNGVLIDDDVIDFCNREMNNVVLSLDGRKEVHDRLRKDYKGNGSYDLIVPKFQKFVEKRGDKSYYIRGTYTHKNTDFTNDIFHMADLGFKELSMEPVVCAPGEEYALTEDDLPVLFKQYEILAKEMLKRDSENRGFTFYHYMIDLSNGPCIYKRISGCGSGTEYLAVTPWGELFPCHQFVGDEKYSMGNIYDGVTNTKMRDRFKKCNVYSRPECADCWAKLYCSGGCAANAYHATGDILGVYDYGCKLFKKRMECAIMMQVDKALKG comes from the coding sequence ATGATACACCAGTACAAATTGAACGGTCACAACATCGTCATTGATACGTACAGCGGTTCGGTTCACGCGGTGGACGACGTTGCGTATGATGTAATTTCGATGTTTGAAACCGCGGACAAAGACGAAATTATAAAGAAAATAAGCGAAAAACACCAAAACATTACTGACGGCGACATTTTAAAATGTATTGACGACGTTGCAGAGTTAAAGGCGAGCGGTCAGCTTTTTTCGGAGGATATTTATGCCGATAAGGCGGACGTTCTCAAAAACAAAAACAGCGGCATCAAGGCGCTTTGTCTGCACGTTGCGCACACCTGCAACCTAAATTGCAGTTACTGTTTTGCCGCACAGGGAAAATACCAGGGCGAGCGCGCGCTGATGAGTTTTGAGGTCGGCAAACGTGCGCTTGATTTTCTTATCGAAAATTCGGGAAATCGCAAAAATCTTGAAGTCGATTTCTTCGGCGGTGAACCGCTTATGAATTTTGACGTTGTGAAAAAGTTGGTTGAGTACGCACGGAGCATTGAAAAAGAGCACAGCAAAAATTTCCGCTTCACGCTTACCACAAACGGCGTTTTGATTGATGATGACGTGATTGATTTCTGCAACCGCGAGATGAACAACGTTGTTTTGAGCCTTGACGGCAGAAAAGAGGTTCACGACCGTCTGCGCAAGGATTACAAGGGCAACGGAAGCTACGATTTGATTGTGCCGAAATTTCAGAAATTTGTGGAAAAACGCGGTGACAAAAGCTATTATATCCGCGGTACATACACACATAAAAACACTGATTTTACCAACGATATTTTCCATATGGCAGACCTTGGATTTAAGGAATTGAGTATGGAACCGGTGGTTTGCGCACCTGGCGAGGAATATGCGCTCACCGAGGACGACTTGCCCGTTCTTTTTAAGCAGTATGAAATTCTTGCAAAGGAAATGCTTAAACGCGACAGCGAAAACCGCGGATTTACATTCTATCATTATATGATTGATTTGTCGAACGGTCCGTGTATTTACAAGCGTATTTCGGGCTGCGGTTCGGGCACGGAGTATCTTGCGGTTACGCCGTGGGGCGAACTTTTCCCGTGCCATCAGTTTGTCGGCGACGAAAAATACAGTATGGGAAACATTTATGACGGTGTGACGAATACAAAAATGCGTGACAGATTTAAAAAATGCAATGTTTACTCGCGCCCCGAATGTGCGGATTGCTGGGCAAAACTCTATTGCTCGGGCGGTTGTGCGGCGAATGCGTACCACGCGACGGGCGATATTCTGGGTGTTTACGATTACGGGTGCAAGCTTTTCAAAAAGCGTATGGAATGTGCAATTATGATGCAGGTTGATAAGGCGCTGAAAGGCTGA
- the scfA gene encoding six-cysteine ranthipeptide SCIFF encodes MFTLNTRNLANCEGGCGECQTSCQSACKTSCGVANQPCENR; translated from the coding sequence ATTTTTACACTCAACACAAGAAATCTTGCAAACTGCGAGGGCGGCTGCGGTGAGTGCCAGACATCTTGCCAGTCCGCTTGCAAAACTTCGTGCGGTGTTGCAAATCAGCCCTGCGAAAACAGATAA
- a CDS encoding aminotransferase class I/II-fold pyridoxal phosphate-dependent enzyme — translation MNDKNFAEKSLFDMLDENKKIPFHMPGHKRNGAVFPTLAKLGAYCDITEIDGFDNLHNAVGILKDSMRLASKVWGSLQSFYLVNGSTCGIISAIFSCVPFGGRVICARNCHKSVYNALKMRGAKAEFINPKYDSKTGICGEISTEDVKKACENFDGASLVIITSPTYEGVISDVGAICETAHKFNVPVLVDEAHGAHLSFGNFAKSAVHCGADIVVQSLHKTLASLTQTAILHVCSPRVDTEKLHENLAVFQTSSPSYLFMASIDLLVRTLCEKKDEIFYEWQKRLDDFYKKTANLKNLEILTEKYNFCFEFDKSKIVILTHKTNISGAKLMKILRDEYNIECEMCSAKYVVAMTGMGDSDENMQKFADAILEIDKTLKPHNNSEISIYPQKFESVMTAFDAEKYDERETDFKTAENEISAEYVFAYPPGIPIIIPGEKISAEIIKITEIYNENGIELFGTKGGNGEKIHIIC, via the coding sequence GTGAACGATAAAAATTTTGCCGAAAAATCACTTTTTGATATGCTTGATGAAAATAAAAAAATTCCGTTTCATATGCCGGGACACAAGCGTAACGGCGCGGTTTTTCCGACCCTTGCAAAACTCGGCGCGTACTGCGACATCACCGAGATTGACGGCTTTGATAATCTGCACAATGCCGTGGGGATTTTGAAGGATTCTATGCGCCTTGCTTCAAAAGTGTGGGGGAGTTTGCAGTCGTTTTATCTAGTAAACGGCTCGACGTGCGGAATTATTTCGGCGATTTTTTCGTGTGTGCCGTTCGGCGGACGGGTAATCTGCGCGCGCAACTGCCACAAGTCAGTGTATAACGCGCTTAAAATGCGCGGTGCAAAAGCAGAATTTATCAATCCGAAATACGACTCAAAAACGGGAATTTGCGGTGAAATTTCGACTGAAGATGTAAAAAAAGCGTGCGAAAATTTTGACGGTGCAAGCCTTGTTATAATCACCTCGCCAACGTACGAGGGAGTTATAAGCGACGTCGGCGCGATATGTGAAACGGCGCATAAATTCAATGTTCCCGTGCTTGTTGACGAGGCGCACGGTGCGCATTTGTCGTTCGGAAATTTTGCAAAAAGCGCGGTGCACTGCGGTGCGGACATTGTTGTGCAAAGTTTGCACAAAACGCTCGCAAGCCTCACGCAGACGGCAATTCTGCACGTTTGTTCACCGCGCGTCGATACCGAAAAACTGCACGAAAATCTTGCAGTTTTTCAAACATCCAGTCCGTCGTATCTTTTTATGGCGTCGATAGATTTGCTTGTGCGCACGCTCTGCGAGAAAAAAGACGAAATTTTTTACGAGTGGCAGAAAAGGCTTGATGATTTTTACAAAAAAACCGCAAACTTAAAAAATCTTGAAATTTTGACTGAAAAATACAACTTTTGCTTTGAGTTTGACAAGTCTAAAATCGTAATCTTAACGCATAAAACGAATATTTCGGGCGCAAAGCTTATGAAAATTCTGCGTGATGAATACAACATAGAATGTGAAATGTGCTCGGCAAAATACGTCGTTGCAATGACGGGGATGGGTGACAGCGATGAAAATATGCAAAAGTTTGCCGATGCGATTTTGGAGATTGACAAAACGTTAAAACCGCATAACAACAGCGAAATTTCAATATATCCTCAAAAGTTTGAAAGTGTTATGACTGCGTTTGACGCGGAAAAATATGACGAACGCGAAACCGATTTTAAAACTGCGGAAAATGAAATTAGTGCGGAATATGTTTTTGCGTATCCGCCGGGAATACCGATAATCATTCCGGGCGAAAAAATCAGCGCGGAAATTATAAAAATTACCGAAATATACAACGAAAACGGCATTGAACTTTTTGGTACAAAGGGCGGAAACGGCGAAAAAATTCACATTATATGCTAA
- the glmS gene encoding glutamine--fructose-6-phosphate transaminase (isomerizing), with protein MCGIVGYIGKGNAKEVLLDGLSKLEYRGYDSAGISVLDGKITTVKAKGQLKNLAEKCRGVKLDGSVGIGHTRWATHGAPSDINSHPHLSYDGKISIVHNGIIENYAPLKAELIKEGVEFVSETDTEVLAQLIRKNYHGNLLDAVIETVKIVEGSYGLGVICEDEPDKIVAVRKDSPLIVGLGEGENFIASDIPAVLKHTRKFYLLNDNEFVVLKKDSVKIYDFDKKEIKHGVYTVTFDETAAQKGGFDHFMLKEIYEQPQAIKNTLNGRVAKGEKIVLDKIADGDLKDISRVFIVACGTAYHAGLVGKTAIERLSGVPVDVDIASEFRYRNPILDKNTLVMVISQSGETADTLAALRLAKQHGCKTFAITNVVGSSVSREADFVFYTYAGPEIAVASTKAYITQLIALYIFALYMAQDRNYTDKETLENIKSELLLLPEKVKKALETDALTKEIAEKICVETDIFYLGRGLDYAVAMEGSLKLKEISYIHSEPYAGGELKHGPIALIEKGTVVIALNTNAELRGKMDSNIKEVVTRGARIVEILPDNFENAGEGCDELITVPATEAILAPVTAVVPLQLLSYHVAIAKGCNVDKPRNLAKSVTVE; from the coding sequence ATGTGCGGAATAGTTGGCTATATTGGCAAAGGCAATGCTAAAGAGGTTTTGCTTGACGGACTTTCCAAGCTTGAATACCGCGGATACGATTCTGCCGGTATTTCTGTGCTGGACGGAAAAATTACCACGGTAAAGGCGAAAGGTCAGCTCAAAAACCTTGCGGAAAAGTGCAGGGGAGTAAAACTTGACGGAAGTGTGGGTATAGGTCATACGCGCTGGGCAACGCACGGTGCGCCGTCCGACATTAACTCGCATCCGCATCTTTCGTATGACGGCAAAATCAGCATTGTTCACAACGGTATTATTGAAAATTATGCGCCCCTTAAAGCAGAACTTATAAAAGAGGGCGTGGAGTTTGTGTCGGAAACCGATACAGAGGTTTTGGCACAGCTTATAAGAAAAAACTATCACGGAAACCTTCTTGACGCGGTTATTGAAACCGTTAAAATTGTTGAAGGAAGCTACGGACTCGGCGTTATCTGCGAGGACGAACCCGACAAAATCGTTGCGGTGAGAAAAGACAGTCCGCTTATCGTGGGTCTCGGCGAGGGCGAAAACTTTATCGCGTCGGACATTCCTGCGGTTTTGAAGCATACAAGAAAATTCTATCTTTTAAACGACAACGAATTTGTTGTTCTTAAAAAAGACAGTGTTAAAATTTACGACTTTGACAAAAAAGAGATAAAACACGGCGTTTACACCGTGACGTTTGACGAAACAGCGGCGCAGAAAGGCGGTTTTGACCACTTTATGCTCAAAGAAATTTACGAGCAGCCGCAGGCTATAAAAAACACCCTCAACGGCAGAGTTGCAAAGGGGGAAAAAATTGTCCTCGACAAGATTGCGGACGGCGATTTGAAAGACATTTCGCGCGTGTTTATCGTTGCGTGCGGAACGGCTTATCACGCAGGACTTGTGGGAAAAACGGCTATTGAACGTCTTTCGGGTGTTCCCGTTGACGTTGACATTGCGTCGGAATTCCGTTACAGAAATCCCATTCTTGACAAAAACACGCTTGTTATGGTAATCAGCCAGTCGGGCGAAACGGCGGACACTCTCGCGGCGCTCCGTCTTGCAAAACAGCACGGCTGCAAAACCTTTGCAATCACAAACGTTGTCGGAAGTTCGGTATCGCGCGAGGCGGATTTTGTATTCTATACGTATGCAGGTCCCGAAATTGCGGTTGCGTCCACAAAGGCGTATATCACCCAGCTTATCGCGCTCTACATTTTCGCGCTTTATATGGCGCAGGACAGAAATTATACCGATAAAGAAACGCTTGAAAACATAAAATCGGAGCTTTTGCTCCTCCCCGAAAAGGTGAAAAAAGCGCTTGAAACCGACGCTTTAACAAAAGAAATCGCCGAGAAAATATGCGTTGAAACCGACATTTTCTATCTCGGCAGAGGTCTTGATTACGCGGTTGCTATGGAGGGTTCGCTGAAACTTAAAGAGATTTCGTATATCCATTCCGAACCGTACGCAGGCGGTGAGCTTAAGCACGGCCCGATTGCGCTTATCGAAAAAGGCACGGTTGTTATCGCGCTCAACACAAACGCGGAACTCCGCGGAAAAATGGACAGCAACATAAAAGAGGTTGTGACGCGCGGTGCGCGCATTGTGGAAATTTTGCCCGATAATTTTGAAAATGCCGGCGAGGGCTGTGACGAACTTATCACGGTTCCTGCAACCGAGGCGATTTTGGCGCCCGTTACGGCGGTTGTTCCGCTTCAGCTTTTGTCGTATCACGTTGCCATTGCGAAAGGATGTAACGTTGACAAACCGCGAAATCTTGCAAAATCGGTTACCGTTGAATAA
- a CDS encoding AraC family transcriptional regulator, giving the protein MKKDIDFKDGYFYYRHSETVPSEDEEFHLHMHGYIEVLVFLKGDADFIVESNTYPLKPYDIMIMKSNEMHQIKHRSNTVYERVVMSLTDSLFEKFACGKYKEFFISHPIGENNCIRLGEEDRKELTAFFERMERYIPQAGDLKCASVIHSAAVEFVHFINFARKKMRVEYTQNLNVNKILNYINNEISQELKLDDIAKFMYMSKYHLCRIFKQHTGLTINNYIANKRILLTREYHMKGMNLSEACICAGFPSYCSFYKTYHNLTGKAPKNDIADYRNNTIF; this is encoded by the coding sequence GTGAAAAAAGATATAGATTTTAAGGACGGATATTTCTATTACAGACACTCCGAAACCGTCCCGTCGGAGGACGAAGAATTTCATTTGCATATGCACGGATACATTGAAGTTTTGGTGTTTTTAAAGGGCGATGCGGATTTTATAGTTGAGAGTAATACATATCCCTTAAAACCGTATGATATTATGATTATGAAAAGCAACGAAATGCATCAGATAAAGCATCGTTCCAACACGGTTTACGAACGTGTCGTAATGTCGCTGACCGATTCGCTTTTCGAGAAATTTGCGTGCGGAAAATACAAGGAATTTTTCATATCGCACCCGATAGGCGAGAACAACTGCATACGTCTCGGCGAAGAGGACAGAAAGGAATTAACCGCTTTTTTTGAACGTATGGAGCGTTATATTCCGCAGGCAGGCGACTTAAAATGCGCGTCGGTAATACACAGCGCGGCGGTGGAATTTGTGCATTTTATAAACTTTGCGCGTAAAAAAATGCGCGTTGAATATACACAGAATTTAAACGTAAACAAAATTTTAAACTACATAAACAACGAGATTTCACAGGAATTAAAGCTTGACGATATTGCTAAATTTATGTATATGAGCAAATATCATCTTTGCAGAATTTTTAAACAGCACACGGGACTTACCATAAACAACTATATTGCAAACAAAAGAATACTTCTCACACGCGAGTATCATATGAAAGGAATGAATTTGAGCGAAGCGTGCATCTGCGCCGGATTTCCGAGCTATTGCAGTTTTTACAAAACGTATCATAACTTAACCGGCAAGGCACCGAAAAATGATATTGCCGATTACAGAAACAACACGATTTTTTAG
- a CDS encoding sugar phosphate isomerase/epimerase family protein, whose product MDCCFKLSGFADEIDPDINKQFEHLNKLGIKYFEVRGVNGKNISKLTDSEVESLKDAMKSHNISVSSIGSPIGKVKMSDDLDAHFNKFMRVVEIAKKLNSKYIRIFSFYPPDGENIENYRGKIIENLKKMAKYAEKEGVILLHENEKDIYGDTPERCKDLFDNIKSDAFKGVFDPANFVQCGCTTYPDAWNLLKEHIVYMHIKDAKAENGDVVPAGYGGGNIAKIISELKKDGYNGFLSLEPHLGTFLGLEALETDDKMMSLEKSGPEKFTIAYEALMKIVNEK is encoded by the coding sequence GTGGACTGCTGCTTTAAACTTTCGGGTTTTGCAGACGAAATCGATCCCGATATAAACAAGCAATTTGAACATTTAAATAAGCTCGGCATAAAATACTTTGAAGTCCGCGGAGTTAACGGAAAAAACATTTCAAAACTCACGGACAGCGAAGTTGAAAGCCTGAAAGACGCAATGAAATCGCATAACATCAGCGTTTCGTCAATCGGCTCGCCGATAGGAAAAGTTAAAATGTCGGACGATTTGGACGCGCATTTTAACAAATTTATGCGCGTTGTTGAAATTGCAAAAAAGCTTAATTCAAAATATATAAGAATTTTCAGTTTTTATCCGCCCGACGGTGAAAACATTGAAAATTACCGCGGCAAAATTATAGAAAATCTTAAAAAGATGGCAAAATACGCCGAAAAAGAGGGCGTTATTCTGCTCCACGAAAACGAAAAGGATATTTACGGCGACACACCCGAAAGGTGCAAAGATTTGTTTGACAATATAAAATCCGACGCATTCAAAGGCGTTTTCGACCCCGCAAACTTTGTGCAGTGCGGCTGCACAACATATCCCGATGCGTGGAACCTTTTGAAAGAGCACATTGTGTATATGCACATCAAGGACGCGAAAGCGGAAAACGGCGACGTCGTTCCGGCAGGATACGGCGGCGGAAACATTGCAAAAATCATAAGCGAGCTTAAAAAAGACGGATATAACGGCTTTTTGAGCCTTGAACCGCATCTCGGCACGTTTTTGGGGCTTGAGGCGCTCGAAACCGATGACAAAATGATGTCGCTCGAAAAAAGCGGGCCGGAAAAATTCACAATCGCTTATGAGGCACTTATGAAAATTGTTAACGAAAAATAA
- a CDS encoding Gfo/Idh/MocA family protein, whose translation MSKLKMGIIGFGNMGTTHANNLTKGRVKDMELGAICDIDPARLEAAKELYPDVPRFDNAEELYKNGGCDVVIVAIPHYDHPKYVEMAFSYGLNVITEKPAGVYTKQVIEMNEAAKKSGKLFGIMYNQRTTDTYKKIKKMVEDGTLGHIKRIQWTITDWYRPQAYHDSASWRSSWAKEGGGTLINQNPHQLDLWQWMFGMPDRISSHVSYGKYYNIEVEDDVTAYMEYDNGTTGVYITSTGEAPGTNRLEIACDMGKIVVENDKMIFWRNTVSEREFNKTNTKIFGLPECWKCEIPTKPASRTPHALIMQNFAESLLNGTPLIAPGYEGINGLTISNAIHLSSWTGETVDVKNFPHERFYELLKEKIANSNADKKVVKKQVADTSGSY comes from the coding sequence ATGAGCAAACTGAAAATGGGAATTATCGGCTTCGGCAATATGGGTACAACTCACGCAAACAACCTTACAAAAGGACGCGTTAAAGATATGGAACTGGGCGCAATCTGCGATATTGACCCCGCGCGCCTTGAAGCCGCAAAAGAGCTTTATCCCGACGTTCCGCGTTTTGACAACGCCGAGGAGCTTTATAAAAACGGCGGCTGCGATGTTGTAATCGTTGCGATTCCGCATTATGACCACCCAAAATATGTTGAAATGGCATTTTCATACGGTCTTAACGTTATCACCGAAAAACCTGCCGGGGTTTACACAAAACAGGTTATAGAAATGAACGAGGCGGCAAAAAAATCAGGCAAGCTTTTCGGAATTATGTATAATCAGCGCACCACCGATACATACAAAAAAATCAAAAAAATGGTTGAGGACGGCACGCTCGGCCACATCAAACGCATACAGTGGACAATCACCGACTGGTACCGTCCGCAGGCATATCACGACAGTGCATCGTGGCGTTCGTCGTGGGCGAAAGAGGGAGGCGGTACGCTTATCAACCAAAATCCGCATCAGCTCGATTTATGGCAGTGGATGTTCGGTATGCCCGACCGCATTTCGTCGCACGTTTCGTACGGCAAATATTACAACATAGAGGTTGAGGACGACGTTACCGCATATATGGAATACGACAACGGCACAACGGGCGTTTACATCACCTCAACGGGCGAGGCACCGGGAACGAACAGGCTCGAGATAGCGTGCGATATGGGTAAAATCGTTGTGGAAAACGACAAAATGATTTTCTGGCGCAACACGGTATCGGAGCGCGAATTTAACAAAACAAACACCAAAATTTTCGGACTTCCCGAATGCTGGAAGTGCGAAATCCCCACAAAACCGGCAAGCAGAACACCGCACGCACTCATTATGCAAAACTTCGCAGAAAGCCTTTTAAACGGCACACCGCTCATTGCACCGGGATATGAGGGCATAAACGGACTTACAATTTCAAACGCTATACATTTAAGCTCGTGGACTGGTGAAACGGTTGACGTTAAAAACTTCCCTCACGAAAGATTTTACGAGCTTTTGAAAGAAAAAATCGCAAATTCAAACGCTGACAAAAAGGTAGTTAAAAAACAGGTTGCCGACACATCGGGAAGCTATTAA
- a CDS encoding sugar phosphate isomerase/epimerase family protein, translated as MLDRRIGAQYYTLREFCNTKENFDETCKNVSEIGYKTVQLSGLGDISASDVKEVTDKYSLLPVLTHRPSAEFEEKLDELIDYHKTIGCKAAGLGAIPLDGAVSEDVLNTFLKKYNAIAEKLEKHGITFAYHNHTVEFGKIKGKHILDIIAENTHPNFKLTLDVYWVAFSGMNPVKCLEKYKNKIECIHFKDLGVDTNEGKMVNPIVMRPVSEGNLDWDEIISASDESGAKWAQVEQDKCYGEDPFGCMKRSYEFLKTKGFC; from the coding sequence ATGCTGGACAGAAGAATAGGAGCACAGTATTACACCCTGCGCGAATTTTGCAATACAAAAGAAAATTTTGACGAAACCTGCAAAAATGTGAGCGAAATCGGCTACAAAACCGTTCAGCTTTCGGGCTTGGGCGATATTTCGGCAAGTGACGTTAAAGAGGTTACAGACAAATATTCGTTACTCCCAGTCCTTACACACAGACCGTCCGCGGAGTTTGAGGAAAAACTCGACGAACTTATAGACTATCACAAAACAATCGGCTGCAAAGCCGCAGGACTCGGCGCAATTCCGCTTGACGGCGCAGTTTCCGAGGACGTCCTTAACACATTTTTGAAAAAATACAACGCAATTGCAGAAAAGCTTGAAAAACACGGCATAACCTTTGCATATCACAACCACACGGTTGAATTCGGCAAAATCAAGGGAAAGCACATTCTGGATATTATCGCGGAGAATACTCACCCGAACTTTAAGCTTACACTGGACGTTTACTGGGTTGCATTCAGCGGTATGAACCCCGTTAAATGTCTTGAAAAATACAAAAACAAAATCGAATGTATTCATTTTAAAGACCTCGGCGTTGACACGAACGAGGGCAAAATGGTAAATCCGATAGTTATGCGCCCCGTTTCGGAGGGCAACCTCGACTGGGACGAAATCATCTCCGCGTCGGACGAATCGGGAGCAAAATGGGCACAGGTTGAACAGGATAAATGCTACGGCGAGGACCCGTTCGGCTGTATGAAACGAAGCTACGAATTTCTAAAAACGAAAGGATTTTGTTAA